ATTTGAGCCCTTGGCAAAAGCACTGATTGAAAATGAAGCTAAGATTACAGAAGAATTAATAGGTTCTCAAGGTAAACCACAAGACATTGGTGGTTATTATCATCCAAATGATGAATTGGCTGATATTGCTATGCGTCCAAGTGAAACTTTGAACACTGCGCTAGCGGGTTTATAAGCATCTAAAAAATAAGAATGGGCTGGTCAGTTAATGATGCAGCCCATTTTTTTTGTCAAAACATTTGAAGATTTGATAACGTTATACTGGTATAAAATTTAAGGTTATGATTGACAACGGAATTGATAATTTAGACGGCAAAGGCTCAAATGATAAAATCCACGCTCCAGAACTTGGACAAACGCAGGATTTTAATGAGCTTACATTTAATGAAGAAAAAGATAGTTTTGAACTGGATGTTAAGGGGCCTGAAAAGGACTATGATCATCCCTTACCTTATGATACTACGGCAGCAAGTGGGGGAGATGACAACTCTACCTATGATGAGCAAAACCCGTATATTGGTGATGAGTATGGCAGCAAAGAGGTTCAGGGAGACGATCAGCTAGCTGAGTTGGCCATGCATGTTGATGAAGGCGAAAGTGTAGCTGTTACTCCCGAAGATGAATTTTTAGCACGTACGCCAGAGGATGACAGGGATGATCTTGATGAGGAGGGATACCCTATTAACGACGGCCCCCCAATGCCTTAATTCCTGTTTGTAATGCTAGCTTGATGCTTTACACTCAACTGAAAAATGTTCACTTGCAATAGCAAGCTGCGCTTTTTAAGTTATCGCAAGCCTTGCAATTAAACATTATAAATCAGAATTACGAAATCATATAATTAAGGGTTTACATCCAGGTTAAAGCGGCGGCGCATCTCTTCCAGTTTTGGATTTTTTTCTATTAAGTACTGGTATTTTTCGGTACTTGTATATAGCCTGTTGGTTACCTTGCGCTCTACTTTTCTGGTTACGATACTGGTGTCGAAATTCCGGAGATTAGGGCGCAGGTAATTTAAAAACTCTACAAGTTCTGCCTGAAGAATACTTTCTTGTGCAGTATTTTCAATCATTACCGTAATTTCAGCGCCATTTAATTCAGGTTCAGAACTGGTAAGTATGGTATAAAAGTTAATTTTATGCTCCTCCATCGCCTTGTTGGAATACACTTTCCACAACTTCAGTAGCTGCTCAAGCGTAAAAGTCTCTTTGTCATTACCCGTAATATATTTAGGCTCTTTATCGTCTTCTCCGGCAGCGGTACTAGTTAAAGCTGTTAAAGAAGGAATAAGTGTAGCACCTGCCATGTTTCCAGATTGCATAGGTGTTAAAGCAATCTTTGCAACTGGTGCGGGTTTTAATGCAACAGGAGCGAGAGGAGCAGGCTCTTCTACTTTAGGTAAAGGTGCTGAAATACGATCTGGGACGGCAACCTGAGGACTGCGTTCAACCGGTATTTCGTTTTTTACATCAGTTTTTTTTTTAATCTGATCTGAGTCAGTTGCAGTTGTAGAAGCCGTTTGAGGAAGTTGCGCCAGTTGTATTACTGAGTTGATGTGGCACATCTTAATTAACGAAAGTTCTACCTGGAGCCGTTGGTTCTTGCTATTTTTATAAATCAGATCACATTGATTGGCCAGATTTAGCGCTGTTAATATGAACGATGTGGAAGTCTGCTGACTTTGTAAAAGGTATTTTTGCTTGATGTTTTCACTTACTTCAAGTAGTTTAATCGTTTGTGGATCTTTTCCAACCAATAAATTTCTCAGGTGACTAGCCAGACCATTGATGAAGTTATTTCCATCAAAGCCATTGTTGAGGATTTCATCAAACAGCACCAGTGCTTTGCTCACATCGGCCGTGGTCAGGTATTCGGTAAGCTTAAAGTAGTAATCGTAATCAAGGATATTTAAGTTGTCAATTACAGATTTGTAAGTAAGGTTTTTATTGGTGTAACTTACAATCTGATCAAACATGGAAAGGGCATCTCTTAGTCCACCATCTGCTTTTTGAGCAATGATGTGTAAGCCATCAGCCTCTACATTGATACTTTCACGTATCGCAATATTATTCAGGTGCGATGCAATGTCTTCTACCTGGATTCTGTTGAAATCAAAAATCTGGCATCGTGATAAAATGGTAGGCAATATTTTATGCTTTTCTGTTGTTGCCAGAATAAAAATAGCATAAGAAGGTGGCTCTTCAAGGGTCTTTAAAAAAGCATTAAAGG
The nucleotide sequence above comes from Pedobacter sp. MC2016-14. Encoded proteins:
- a CDS encoding DNA polymerase III subunit gamma/tau, which encodes MENFIVSARKYRPATFETVVGQLHITGTLKNAIKNNQLAQAFLFCGPRGVGKTTCARILAKTINCTNLTPEQEACGTCDSCISFQTGHSFNFHELDAASNNSVDDIRSLIEQVRIPPQAGKYKIYIIDEVHMLSANAFNAFLKTLEEPPSYAIFILATTEKHKILPTILSRCQIFDFNRIQVEDIASHLNNIAIRESINVEADGLHIIAQKADGGLRDALSMFDQIVSYTNKNLTYKSVIDNLNILDYDYYFKLTEYLTTADVSKALVLFDEILNNGFDGNNFINGLASHLRNLLVGKDPQTIKLLEVSENIKQKYLLQSQQTSTSFILTALNLANQCDLIYKNSKNQRLQVELSLIKMCHINSVIQLAQLPQTASTTATDSDQIKKKTDVKNEIPVERSPQVAVPDRISAPLPKVEEPAPLAPVALKPAPVAKIALTPMQSGNMAGATLIPSLTALTSTAAGEDDKEPKYITGNDKETFTLEQLLKLWKVYSNKAMEEHKINFYTILTSSEPELNGAEITVMIENTAQESILQAELVEFLNYLRPNLRNFDTSIVTRKVERKVTNRLYTSTEKYQYLIEKNPKLEEMRRRFNLDVNP